In the Topomyia yanbarensis strain Yona2022 chromosome 3, ASM3024719v1, whole genome shotgun sequence genome, one interval contains:
- the LOC131691343 gene encoding probable elongation factor 1-beta, which yields MAFGDVKTPKGLQELNNFLAEHSYIEGYVPSKADLSVFEALGKAPAGDNVHAQRWYRHIASFSVQERAAWGGQALPQVAGSKPTVAEPAPASAANDDDDVDLFGSEDEEESAEAAKLKEERLAAYNAKKSKKPVLIAKSSIILDVKPWDDETDMEQMETSVRSIEMDGLLWGAAKLVPVGYGINKLQICCVIEDDKVSVDELQEKIQDFEDFVQSVDIAAFNKI from the exons ATGGCTTTCGGAGATGTAAAGACCCCCAAAGGACTGCAGGAACTGAACAACTTCTTAGCAGAGCACAGTTACATCGAGGG TTACGTCCCGTCCAAAGCCGATTTGTCGGTGTTTGAAGCTCTGGGAAAGGCTCCAGCCGGTGATAACGTCCACGCTCAGCGCTGGTACCGTCACATCGCCTCATTCAGCGTCCAGGAGCGTGCAGCTTGGGGAGGACAAGCACTGCCTCAGGTTGCCGGTTCTAAGCCAACAGTGGCCGAGCCGGCCCCGGCTTCGGCTGCTAACGATGACGACGATGTGGACCTGTTCGGATCGGAGGATGAGGAGGAAAGTGCCGAAGCGGCCAAGTTGAAGGAAGAGCGTTTGGCTGCCTACAATGCCAAAAAGTCGAAGAAACCGGTGCTGATTGCCAAGAGTTCCATCATACTCGATGTGAAGCCCTGGGACGATGAGACCGACATGGAGCAGATGGAAACCTCAGTGCGTAGCATCGAGATGGATGGTCTGCTTTGGGGAGCCGCCAAGCTGGTCCCGGTCGGTTACGGTATCAACAAGTTGCAGATCTGTTGTGTCATCGAAGATGACAAGGTTTCCGTGGATGAACTGCAGGAGAAGATTCAGGACTTCGAAGACTTTGTACAGTCGGTTGATATTGCagctttcaacaaaatttaA